One part of the Tunicatimonas pelagia genome encodes these proteins:
- a CDS encoding SRPBCC domain-containing protein codes for MARKISLFFIIASFLSSCYSLEKSVEASLPYSEEINWPKTYKPTEAKFFVHNEIEIEASPDVVWNILVQAEAWPEWYEGASEVNVQNTTSGILTERAIFTWQTMGLNFTSSIREFVPPYRLSWESEKKSITGYHAWLIVPTDTGCQLITSESQRGWLTFFEKTFQPKKLRRLHDVWLAAIKEKAENNN; via the coding sequence ATGGCAAGAAAAATATCGCTCTTCTTCATCATCGCTAGTTTTTTATCTTCCTGCTACTCACTCGAGAAATCAGTAGAGGCTAGCTTACCTTATTCTGAGGAAATTAATTGGCCGAAGACTTATAAGCCTACTGAAGCTAAATTCTTTGTACATAACGAAATTGAAATAGAAGCTTCGCCAGACGTTGTGTGGAATATTCTAGTTCAGGCTGAAGCCTGGCCGGAATGGTACGAAGGGGCAAGTGAAGTCAACGTGCAAAATACTACAAGCGGAATACTGACTGAGCGTGCAATTTTTACTTGGCAAACGATGGGGTTAAACTTTACATCATCTATCCGAGAATTTGTTCCCCCCTATCGGCTAAGCTGGGAATCGGAAAAGAAGAGCATTACGGGGTACCATGCTTGGCTCATTGTTCCAACCGATACTGGATGCCAGCTCATTACTAGCGAATCTCAACGTGGCTGGTTAACTTTTTTCGAGAAGACGTTCCAGCCCAAAAAACTACGGCGGTTACATGATGTATGGCTGGCTGCTATCAAGGAGAAAGCGGAAAACAATAATTAA
- a CDS encoding Crp/Fnr family transcriptional regulator, which translates to MIQISEAEIHEFLSQCFTKKFGRKEALSHSNQVPNEIFFINKGIVRVLVTDQQGTEHTIHFALENQFIADYSCFLQQQPSMYTLQALEETKVVILTRSAVEWGYKNLVEGDKLGRLIAEFYFVYQDHRIRNQYTRTPKERYDTITEVFPNIHNRVPQHMIASYLEITPIHLSRLKKEGREKV; encoded by the coding sequence ATGATACAAATCTCAGAAGCTGAAATACATGAGTTTTTGAGTCAGTGTTTTACTAAAAAGTTTGGTAGAAAGGAGGCGTTAAGCCATTCAAATCAAGTTCCAAATGAAATTTTTTTTATTAATAAAGGAATTGTTCGAGTGCTAGTTACTGACCAGCAGGGTACGGAACACACAATTCATTTTGCTTTAGAAAATCAATTTATTGCCGATTATTCTTGCTTCCTTCAGCAACAGCCTTCCATGTATACTTTACAAGCACTAGAAGAAACTAAAGTAGTTATTCTAACCCGATCTGCGGTTGAGTGGGGATATAAAAATTTAGTAGAAGGTGATAAACTAGGCCGGTTGATCGCTGAATTTTATTTTGTTTATCAAGACCATCGGATCAGGAATCAGTATACCCGTACACCTAAAGAGCGCTACGATACTATCACCGAGGTTTTTCCAAATATCCATAATCGGGTGCCCCAGCACATGATTGCTTCATATTTGGAAATTACTCCTATCCACCTAAGTCGGTTAAAAAAAGAGGGTCGGGAGAAAGTATAA